The nucleotide window TGTTGAACACAGTGGGAGACTCTCCGGCCTTTCCCAGTTCACTCCAAGGGTGATGTTTCCCAAGCTAACTGAACTGCTAACTGCTTACCTTTCTCTTTCAGAACTCTATCCGTCACAACCTTTCCCTCCATGACATGTTTGTTCGGGAGACATCTGCCAATGGCAAGGTCTCTTTCTGGACCATTCACCCAAGTGCCAATCGCTACTTGACGTTGGACCAAGTGTTTAAGGTGATTGTTCCTGTTTCATCTAGACAGCCAGAGTTGTTGGCTGTAGAGCCTTCTGGAAAGGAGCAGTGTCCCTCCTGACGTTCTCTGATTGAGAGAGAGCTAGAAGCCAGTCAGCCAATTAATGACTTGCATAATTAATGACTGTTAATGCCCTGAACTCAGGTGACAGATACCGAATGACACTCCTTTGCACTAGACCCGAGCACAGAGAACTGTTCTGGTCCAAAATAGAGGAGTCTCTGTCTAACTCCCCTGTAAGtagacagttgtaagcttccAGGTCTCTAACTTGGGGTTCTGATCAGCGAGTCCGGGATGGGCCTAGTGACTGGGCAGAGGGCGTCTGTCAGCACACATGCCCGTgcgtgtgtagaggccagaggaggacactggGGGTCCTGTTCTGCCTTTCTTCGTTTCCTTGGGGTGAGGTCTCATTGAAACTGGAGCCATGCTGATTGTCATGAGCCGCATCCATCCGCCTGTCTGCACCCGGCCCTCATAGTGCTGGGGTGACAAGCACATGCATGGCCACCCCGgctctgttttattgtttaaTGTAGGTGTTggggtctgaactcagatccttatgtgCTACAGCAAGCTGTCCCACCcgctgagccgcctctccagccctgtcattTGTATTTTCAATCTTGCTCCAAAGAACCCTTCTCTAAGTCTAGAGACCAGAAATGGAGCCACAGGAACATGTTTTCAGGAAAAAAGTTGTTTTGGGAACTTGTGAGTACCCACAAGGATGCTGTTGCTGTCCTGTTCTTCTGGAAGGGACCATTATCCATGGTGTCCCTTGGCACCCATCAAATAGGTTTCTTCCTAGTCTGGGTAGATTGACCACGTTGGTGGTAACTTCATCTCATTTCTCTCCCTCGATGCCTGGCCGCCACCAGCCACTGGAACCAGGGTCTCCACAATCGCCCGAAAACTTGGAATCAGTAAGATTCTTTTCCTCTGGCTCGGGGCTTGGCCTTACTTCCCTTCACTGCTCAGCATGGCTTTAGTGGGCAGAGAAGTTGTGATGTGGGGAGGGGACTGTGTTTGGCCCCGTGGCTGCTAGCCCTAAACCCAGCACCACAAAGGTGTGCTGAGCAGGGCAAAGTGGGTGCTGCAGGACCGGCCACTGCAAGGACAAGTGCATGGCACGGGCCTTGCAGGCAGCAGCAGCCTGTTCTCTCAGCCTgccttttctttgtctctctgatagCTGTTGCATTCCCAGGGGGTGGTGAGGATCATGGGTAGGTGTCGCACTGTCCTGTCCTCATATGTCTGTTGCTGTCCACTTTTCCCCGAGCATGGCTTGACAGATTGCACTTACCCCCATCCGTCATTCAAACTAGCTTTTTCTTTCTGGGTTGTTGGATTCTTTCTGATTGTTTGTTGGATTGATGCCAATTGCATCAGCTCAAGTTGGTGGGGTTCCCACGGCCTCCCCTTACCTTACTAGCCCAGGTCTCTTTCTCCCCATAAGCAGCAGCAGAAACGACCCAATCCTGAGCTCCGTAGAAATGTGACCATCAAAACTGAACTCCCGCTGGGCGCACGTGAGTATGAGAGTGGGCCTCAGACCTGCCCAATCCTGGTTCTGGGGCCCGTCTTCAGGTTATGTCACCAACTTAAAGGATCTGAGCCCATAGTTAAACAGAGCTTCTGGAGTGGGGAGTGGTGGACTCCTAGCTTTGCTACCTCTGATCTCTCCTGCTTCTTCCTAGGGCGAAAGATGAAGCCACTGCTCCCACGGGTCAGCTCGTACCTGGTGCCCATCCAGTTCCCAATGAACCAGTCTCTGGTGTTACAGCCCTCAGTCAAGGTGCCGTTGCCTCTGGCAGCTTCCCTTATGAGCTCAGAGCTCGCCCGTCATAGCAAGCGAGTCCGAATTGCACCCAAGGTACTGCTAGCCAACGAAGGGATAGCCCCACTTCCTGCGGCAGGACCAGTGAAGGAGGAGAAACCCCTGCTTGAAGAAGGGCTACTGCCTTTgcttcctattcagtccattaagGAGGAAGAAATCCTGCCTGGGGAGGACCTGCCACACTTAGAGAGGCCTATCAAAGTGGAGAGCCCTCCCTTGGAAGAGTGGCCCTCTCCATGTGCATCACTGAAAGAGGAACTGTCCAATTCCTGGGAAGATTCTTCCTGCTCTCCTACCCCAAAGCCCAAGAAGTCCTATTGTGGGCTCAGATCCCCAGCCCGGTGTGTCTCAGAAATGCTGGTGACGAAgcgaagagagaagagggaggtgagCCGGTCTCGGAGGAAACAGCACCTTCGCCCACCCTGTCTGGATGAGCCTGAGCTGCTCTTCTCAGAGGACCCCAGCACATTACAACCAGCCATGGAGCCCCTCCTCCTAACAGAGTCTTCAGAGCCTGCACCCCAGCTCAGCTGCcctcaggaggagggagggcCCTTCAAGACCCCTGTCAAGGAGACGTTGCCCATCTCTTCCACTCCTAGCAAGTCTGTACTCTCCAGAACCCCTGAGTCCTGGAGGCTCACACCCCCAGCCAAAGTTGGAGGGTTAGATTTCAGCCCAGTACGAACCCCCCAGGGCGCCTTTGGCCCCTTGCCTGACTCCCTGGGGCTGATGGAGCTGAACACCACACCTCTGAAAAGTGTTCCCCTTTTTGACTCACCCCGAGAGCTCCTCAACTCAGAACCCTTTGACCTTGCCTCTGACCCCTTTAGCAGCTCTCCACCTCCACATCTGGAGGTCCCCAAGCCAGGCTCCCCTGAGCCACAGGTTCCCAGCCTTTCAGCCAACCGTTCTGTCACAGAAGGCCTGGTCTTGGACACAATGAATGACAGTCTCAGCAAGATCCTTCTAGACATCAGCTTCCCTGGCCTGGAGGAGGATCCTCTAGGCCCTGACAACATCAACTGGTCTCAGTTCATCCCTGAGCTGCGGTAGAAGCAAGGCCTTGCCCTTGCCACTCAAGCTGCCCACTTGTGTGGCTGGAGAGTGCAAGGCTCAGTGTACCCCGAGCCCTCTGAGGGAAGCTAGCAGGCAAGGGCTGAGCTGTGCCCCTTACCTAATTATGCCAAGACAGTAGTCACATCTAAGCCACTGCTGGGACCTGTGCATGCAGTAGGGTCTCCCAGAGAGTCTGAGTCTTCCACTCTCTCTGCTGGTCACCAAAGGGTGGGTGTGACAAAAGCAGTGATGGTCAGGAAGTGCCCAGTAGTCACCTGCTGCTCCTGGCAGGAGAGCCCTGGCAAATGGTGTAAGTTCCCCAGATGGTCCTCTAATTATAAATGTAAGCTTATTTCCTTAGCTCCTCTCTAGAGACTGCCGGGGTGGGGAGGGTAACACGGGGTTACACTTTGCTTCTGCTTGTGGCCTTTGGGGAAGGGACCTGCGGTGCAGTTTCTTCCACACTTGTGGGTTCTGCTGGAGGCATCTAGACATACAGGTTGGCTTGCCAGGATCCCGCTTACTGCCCTTTCCTGACACCCCCATGTTTCCAAGCCAGTGGTCCTGCAAGAAGAAATCCTGGTGTAAAAGCCTGTTGGATTTGGGTGTAGGGGGATGGATGTGCCTGAAGCAAAGCGTGGGTACTCACGTGAGTCctgttggtgtttgtttctctgaTAGTGTTTCTAATCATGCCAGAGAGTCTAGCATTGAGAGCTCAGGCTGAGGCCTGAGACGGAAGAAGTGACCCCTGACCTGCCTGGCTGCCTTAGCTTGTACCTGAGCTTTGCAAAGAGCCACCCTAGGCTCCAATACACAAGCTAGCACAAAAACACTACTGTAACTACCTACTGAATAAAACCCAGGGTGGCACTGCTGGTCTCGAGGAATTGCATGAGGGTGATGGTGCAGACTGCAGATGGTGGGCAAGGCCTTGCACAGATGTTCCTCCCTTTTCTGACTCAGAAATTGCTAGTTTTGtctggtgtggtggttcatgcctataatctcagcccttgggatagaggcaggaggatcagccaGTCTAGgtacgtgagatcctgtctcccacAAAGTCCAGTTTCCCTGCTGTTCCCCTGCACTGTCCACCTCTTCCTGCCACCTCCAGACCTCCCACCGGACCAGAGTCGGACTTAGGCCCCCGTTGACTCCTCAGGTTACAGCAGCACTtccctcccagtcccttcaaCATTCAGGCCGGAAAGCTGGGCCCATTGCAGGTGTCTCATTACCACTTCTATGGCAGCCCCATGCCTGGGAAcctgcctgcttcctcctcctcaagCCTCCCAGGCAAGGTCCTCCTGGAAGCAGCTCCTGTTATCACATTTTGTAACTAGAACTGACAGCACTGCCCCCTCCCTACCTCACCAGGAAAGCATCAGGGACTGAAGAGCCTCCCAGGACAGGCAGGAGCCTCCTCCCAGCAGCACCAGTCAGGAAGCATCACCATAGCAACCCTAGCAGCAAACAATGGTACCAGAAAGGGCTTTTCCCCAAAGCCTCCCCTCCTGGCTCTGTGGCTCAGAGGAAGAATGGCCAGCAGCTGGAAAAGATCACCCCAAAGGCCATCCGTGAAAGATGTATCTCATGTCAGGGAGCCTTTCCTGCAGGTAGAGTGGGGCCCAACTCTGCAGCTCAACTTTCAGGTTGTCCTGAGCAGCAGGCTTCCTGGAACACAAGCTCCTGCCTTCATCCTATGATTCGCTAAATTAGCTTAGGAGCTTAGGAGGAGGAGCCTGGCTAGCACAGGTTGAAGAGGCCTTATCTAAAGCAATTGGGGCCAGAAATATTCTTAGCTTTGggatttatttttggcttttgaaGTGTTTGGATGTATGTCATAAACTATCTTGGGGAGGGATCCAAAACTTACCGTGAGATTCCTCTGTTTCATAGATGTCTTATACACAGCCTAAAGGTGACTGTGCATGCAATATTTTCAGGAGGTCTGATATTTGAGACTGATCGAAAAGGTTGAATGTGGAATTTTCTGCTTGTGACACCATGCTCTTacccaggggaaaaaaataagatgtTCCGTATTTGGGATCTTGCATTTTCAGATTCCAgggtgtttgttgttttgttttgttttgttttgttttgttttgttttgttttgttttgttgaggtagtcttgctatgtagtcttggctagcCTGATACTATCAGCCTGCAATAGCCCTATTCAaccttccaagggctggtagtATAGATAATGTGCCATTATGCCCAgttttggatttgtttgtttggctttgtttatttttgaggcagaacCTCCCTATATAGCCCCTGGTGAAATTCACACGTAGGCTAGGCTATTGTCAAACCTGTGGAggactgcctctacctcctaacgAGTTACTAGCCGGATTGTCATGCCTGGGATAGACCTGGCATGTTTGTGTTAGCTCTCAGCCCTTTCTTCTGGGGTGTTCTTATAGAAAAGACTTGAGGAGTTAAGTACAGTGAGTCATGCCTGTAATTTTAGCATTCATCAGCCTGGTCCACCAAGGCTACACACGAGATCTTCTCTCACAAAatcaaaaggaagaaggaaggagaaaataaacatgCCAGTGAGCCAACAAGATGGTTCGGGTGGTTAGGACACTTGCTGTGCCTGACAGCGTGAGTTCCATCTCTAGAACTGACGTGGCAGAGAAACCAGACTCCTTCAAGCTGTCCTCAGACCTTCACGTGCATGCTatggcatgtgcatgtatgtccaCATGCActggattttaattttaaagaaataggaTTTAAGGGATGATGCTGAAGGAGCTGGTGGAGTTTTGGAGTGAGGAAAGCCCTAGAGTGGGTGAGAgggaagaacattttaaaagacatttctgGTCCTGGTCAGACTGAACAAGCTTTTAGCCATGTTTCACACAGCTAAGTATGCTGAGGTTGAACACGGCGTAAACCTGAACTCTCCCACTTGGTTGAGACTTCACGTGAATCCCTTACTGTAACGGGGTTTTTCTAACTCTGAAATAGGGACTTGGTTgccatttttgtcagttttctactgctgtgacaaaattcttGTGATAACTCAAAAGAGGAAAAGTCCACTGGGGCTCATGGTAGAGGCTTCCTTCGGTGTGCGGTCATTTGGCCTTGCTGCTCTATACCTGTGAGGCACCCACGGAGGAAGAGCGTGCCAAAGcaggctgctcacctcatgggCACCCAGAAGCAAAGAGGCAGGAAGGGTCCTGGCTCCCACTGTCCCCCTTAAAAGAATGCTGCCAGAGGCCTAACTTCCACGAGGCCCCTCCACCTGAGGTTCTACTGACTCCCAGGCCATACTCAGGCTGGAACCAGGCCTTTTACGCCAGCCTTTGAGGGACATTTACACAAACCAGAGCAGAACTGGATATTTTCTCATGGAGTTGGAGGAAAGGGGGCACCATGTTttgtggagggaagaaaagaaaaggtacgGAAAGAACATTCTAGATGCTTCCTAGCCTGACTGGCCTTTTAATGAGAAATGAGGGAAAAGTGCCAAAGACAGAACAGGTAATAAGAGGACTCTGGGATAGAAAGCCACTTGGCCCTCCTTTAGGGACCAGGAACAAGGGAAAGCCATTGCTAGAATGGCTGCCATGGGTCATCGCCCTGGCCCTGATGTGTCTACAGGGATACATATGAGGGCATGAGAATGGAGGAGAGTGTGGTGAAGAAAGTGGGGGCCAGTGAGATAACTCACAGGgttaaggcatttgccaccaactaatacccaagttcagttcctcagAATtcaagtggaaggagaaaattgacttctctaagtggtcctctgacttccacactcacACCATAACTCAcatatacactaaataaataaaattttaagtacaaGTAGGGCCTAGAGAGAAGTTCAGTgcttaaaagcactggttgctcttccagaggacccaggctcccagcacctacatgatggctcacaccatctctaactccagttccagagcatccaaTGTCCCCTCCTGGCCGCCTTGGGCACCAGCCATGTATGTTGTGCACAGACGTACACATAGtcaagacacccatacacataactttaaaaataaaaatcttaaaccCAAGatacaactttatatatatatgtgtgtgtgtgtgtgtgtgtgtatgtacatgtatgtatatatatatatgtatatatatatatatatatatatatatatacacacacacatataatttttagAAGTTGAGAATGGGAAATCAAAGTCAGAATGTAATAACTGGAAAAAGATTGAGATTTGATAAATCTATGGAAATGATAGGACAGTACAGTAACTTCTGGGTTGGGCAATTACTAGTCTCTTTGAAACAAAATGCCTGATAGCAAAGTtaagaaggatttattgtggctcacagttcaggccTGTAGTCCATCAAGGTAGGAGTCGGTGGCAGTCAGGGAGGTAAAGGctagtgctcagcttgctttctgcttGATGGTGGCATCAGAGTTAATGTGGCTCCTTCCACCTCAGTTAATCTAGATAGCCCCTTGGGAATGTGCCAGGGGCTTGCATCCCAcgtgactctagatcctgtcacGCTGATGATGCTAAGAGAACTAGCTCAGTTTtcaaagtgcttgctacacaagcgTGACGGCCAGAGTTCAATCCCGAGAACTCACAAACAATTCTGCAGGAGACTACAgaggtggctcggtggttaagagtatcTGCAGaggacctacatggcagctcacagccattttAACTCCACTGGGTCCCCTGGATTCTGCCCTCCGAGATTAAtaagcacacatgtacatacttgTTGGtgaaacactcataaaataatatttttcaggTAATAAGTTTCAAATGGAAACACATTTATAATACcagggctgggggttggggtggggagaggtggaTTCCTGAGGCTTGAGGGCTGATGGCCAGGCAGTGTAGCCAGCCCAATAATTCCTAGACCAGTGAGAGataccatctcaaaaaaacaagccGCATCCAAGGTTGTCTcctgagttcacacacacacacacacacacacacacacacacacgcacgcacacacacacctgatgacAGTGGGAACGGACAGATGCCTCCTGGTGGAGGTCATCTACCTCTTGGTGAGTCCTGGGTTGGAGGCTGGCAGCCTGTGCCTGAGGAGGAGAGCAGAGCACCTCTGCAGTGTCCTGCTCCTCTGCTGGCACAGCCAGGCTAGGCTCCCTTTTGTGTCTCCCTAGATGGTCCATGCCAGAGAATCCTTCCCCACCTACCAGACTTGGACTCAGCGTGAGTTCCTCCTGCCTAAAAAGGCAAAGGAGTTGCCAGGCTTCACCCAGCAAGCCTACCACAAGCTGGCCCTGAAGCAGCCACCACACACAGAGATGAGGTCTAAAGTCCATCACCAGGCGCTCTACCCTTGGAAGGATGCAGCCCAGCATACCTGGGGCTTTCACACATGGCTTGATGTGGGACGTCTGCCTGCCACCTTCCCCACCAGGCCAGACAAACCCTATGACAGCAATGTCTGGCGCAGCTTGACTAACTCCGATGCCCACCGTCTCCCAGCTGCTGCCATCCCTCCGCCCTCCTGGATGGGCCCACACAGCTTCCTGACCTTCATCAGTGCTACCCCCATCTTCGTGGACACGAACAGAAAGAACCAAGTGATTCTGAGGACAGTGAGAGAGCTGAAGGAGGTGGAGAAACTCAAGCTGAGGAGTGAACAAAGGGCCCCTCCACTCGATGCCCATGGCAATATTCTGCCCCCACCACACTTCAAGAAGTAAGCTCCCCGCTTCCCAGGCAGTGATCCTGCCGGTGTTCACAtgccccctcccacctctccattCCTGTTACTGGTATCTAATTTTCTTCTCCAAATTTCCCAGTCACAGTCACCGGAAACTTTGTTTCATGCAGCTGGAACCCATGGCCTTGCAAGCAATAACAAGTGTTCTGCCATGGGGCCACACTCCCAACTGCTACCTGAAAGTTGCCGGCCAGGTGGTGCAGGCAGGGTGGGGGGACAGCCCATGGAAAGGCACTTCATTACTTAACtaaaaatgtgaatttaacatctgcttggCCTAGGGATACTGAGAAACGTAATTTAGTCCCTGGCTTCAAAAGATAGaagagacaacaacaaaaccacactaTACCTGCAAAGCACCcaaagtgtgtgtgagagatggtAGGTGTCAttattgtatttcttttgttctgttgagGCAGGAtatcactatatagtccaggctggccctgaccgGCAATTCTCCGGCCTGTcttttgagtgctaggattacatatgtatgccatcatgcctggctgtcatttttttctttttcaagttttttaaaaaattatgtatatgagtgttttgcctgaatgtatgtctgtacaccacaagcgtgcctgatgcctgaggaagccagaaaaggctgttggattccctggaactagagttagagacaaTTGAGAGcggccatgtggttgctgggaattgaacctgggtcctctgagaaagcagctagtgctcttaaccactgagacatctccaggccctccctccctccctccctccctccctccctccctccctccctccctcccttccttccttcttttctcttcccccttcttttcctctttttaaacaaGGAGAATACAGAATGTATTACGTGCTTGAGGCACAAGAGTATTAAACCTCCAGTAAAATCCACCCCCCCCTTTAAAGCTGGAGtctatgtagccaagactggccttgaactcatgattctcctgccttcacctccaaagatccagattagaggcatataccaccacatctAGCCAGTAAAGTTCATTATTAACAGAGGAAGCAGAAGTGAAACCTGGCATCAGAATTAAGTCCAGAGAGTATCATTTTGACAAGTGGTTTGGTTTCTCCAGGGTCAATTGATAAAGGAGGATCATGGACACTTACCTCACTGGATAAGTATGAAATAGGTTGTCAGTATGTAAGAGAACCAAACCAGGAGCTTAGAGTGCAGCTTGGTGGTGGAGTACTTGCTTCCATGCTCAGGGCCTTGGATTCTATCctccacacagaaaagaaaagaaagatgggagAAAGAAATTGAACCAGAGTTAGATGTTACCTTgtccaggaggaggggagggagggatgagtgAGGAgccacctctccctcccaaggGCTAATAGGCAAGTTGACAGTCCTTGGAGGGGAGACATTTCCTTTAAGGGTGGAACCACTGCTGAggtacccatgctcctgtaagtaatcgtAGTGAAACGCATTGGGTCACAATTactagttgggaagaggaagagggtccCTGGGAAAGGAGAGCTAGAAGGCGGTAATGAGAGTGACTATGATTAAAATATGTTgaataaaatacaatgaaatgagttatgtataatatatgataataaaaacaCCTCAAAGCTTAACAGAGAAACCAGGGCTAAGTCTGGAAGGTTAGGTCTTCAGAAGGTTACAGAGGGCTAGAACTGGCTAGGCCCTGCTGGAGtggtcccagcagaggcagataTTAGAgggaactgagagagagagagagagagagagagagagagagagagagagagagagagagagagagagagagaagagaatgtgtgtgtgtgtgtagatgctcGTGGAGGCcggaagggggcatcagatcccttggagctggggtgacaggcttttgtgagccacctgacacagATGCTCGGATCTGAACTCTGCTCTTCTCAGAGCACTAAGctctcttgaccactgagccatctctccagcccggcgagaattttttttttttgagacagggtctctctatgtagccttggctgacctggaactcacagcactagcattaaaggtatgtgccaccatacctagcttgagggtttgttttgcttttcaagacaagatttctttgtgtagccctggctgtcctagaactcaatttgtagaccaggctggcctcaaactcacagagatccacctgcctctgccttctaaatgctgagattaagggtgtgtaccaccacctcctgataagagataaattagatatgaaactttagattcacaaatataggataggtgATAGaatgttttctgtaattttgccaaacacaaatagactagatattgtaactgtaattcttgcttgataactttgttacatataattttactatgttacagttaaaaccttcctttttgattagacagaaaaagggaagtgctgtgggatgtctttctgtactctgtgaatatgtgttgctctgattggttgataaataaagctgcattggcctatggcagggcaggatggagccaggcgggaaaatccaGGAGATAGTGTGAGAaaaaaggagagtggggcagaagctgccagccgccgccagaagaagcaagatgtaaaagtaccggtaagccacagccacgtggtaacttacagattaatagaaatgggttataaGAGCTAGGTAGCCAGAAGCCTGCCATTGGCCATGcaattgtaaataatataagcttccgtgtgattattttataagtggctgagggtcCGTGGGGCCAGGCGGGACCAGAGGAACTCAGAACCGGAGAAACCTGACTACAACCTCCAGGCGgggatttttaattaaaaataaaacaaaaaacccgtgAAGCCTGTGAGTGCAGCTCAGGGGTGGGACACTTGTTTAGTATGCATGAGGCCAggttccacccccagccctgcacacaggcactcacatggAGAGGAATCAGTGGGTGAGTACTTGATGCACAAGCATAAGAACCCGAGTTTGACTCCCCGACACCCATGCAGAAAAAGCTGGGCGCAACCATGCATACTTGTAACCCCAGCGATGTTGGGGGACGGAGACCGGCAGACTCtaggagctcattggccagctagcCTCGCTGAAATGTTAAGCTTCAGATCCAGTGAGAGAGCCCGTTTCAAGGGAGTAAGGC belongs to Peromyscus eremicus chromosome 3, PerEre_H2_v1, whole genome shotgun sequence and includes:
- the Foxm1 gene encoding forkhead box protein M1 isoform X1, with amino-acid sequence MMRTSPRRPLILKRRRLPLPVQNAPGETSEEEAKRLPAQQEPTQAQASQEVAESSSCKFPAGIKIINHPTMPNTQVVAIPNNADIQSIITALTAKGKESGSSGPNKFILISSGGTSSHPPGPQPQAQTSSDSRKTEVITETLGPKPTAKGAPVPKPPGALPRQRQESCAGSEAAGCTLDNSLTNIQWLGKMSSDGLGPCSIKQEVEEKENCHLEQNQVKAEDPSGASTSWQDSVSERPPYSYMAMIQFAINSTERKRMTLKDIYTWIEDHFPYFKHIAKPGWKNSIRHNLSLHDMFVRETSANGKVSFWTIHPSANRYLTLDQVFKPLEPGSPQSPENLESQQQKRPNPELRRNVTIKTELPLGARRKMKPLLPRVSSYLVPIQFPMNQSLVLQPSVKVPLPLAASLMSSELARHSKRVRIAPKVLLANEGIAPLPAAGPVKEEKPLLEEGLLPLLPIQSIKEEEILPGEDLPHLERPIKVESPPLEEWPSPCASLKEELSNSWEDSSCSPTPKPKKSYCGLRSPARCVSEMLVTKRREKREVSRSRRKQHLRPPCLDEPELLFSEDPSTLQPAMEPLLLTESSEPAPQLSCPQEEGGPFKTPVKETLPISSTPSKSVLSRTPESWRLTPPAKVGGLDFSPVRTPQGAFGPLPDSLGLMELNTTPLKSVPLFDSPRELLNSEPFDLASDPFSSSPPPHLEVPKPGSPEPQVPSLSANRSVTEGLVLDTMNDSLSKILLDISFPGLEEDPLGPDNINWSQFIPELR
- the Foxm1 gene encoding forkhead box protein M1 isoform X3, whose product is MMRTSPRRPLILKRRRLPLPVQNAPGETSEEEAKRLPAQQEPTQAQASQEVAESSSCKFPAGIKIINHPTMPNTQVVAIPNNADIQSIITALTAKGKESGSSGPNKFILISSGGTSSHPPGPQPQAQTSSDSRKTEVITETLGPKPTAKGAPVPKPPGALPRQRQESCAGSEAAGCTLDNSLTNIQWLGKMSSDGLGPCSIKQEVEEKENCHLEQNQAEDPSGASTSWQDSVSERPPYSYMAMIQFAINSTERKRMTLKDIYTWIEDHFPYFKHIAKPGWKNSIRHNLSLHDMFVRETSANGKVSFWTIHPSANRYLTLDQVFKPLEPGSPQSPENLESQQQKRPNPELRRNVTIKTELPLGARRKMKPLLPRVSSYLVPIQFPMNQSLVLQPSVKVPLPLAASLMSSELARHSKRVRIAPKVLLANEGIAPLPAAGPVKEEKPLLEEGLLPLLPIQSIKEEEILPGEDLPHLERPIKVESPPLEEWPSPCASLKEELSNSWEDSSCSPTPKPKKSYCGLRSPARCVSEMLVTKRREKREVSRSRRKQHLRPPCLDEPELLFSEDPSTLQPAMEPLLLTESSEPAPQLSCPQEEGGPFKTPVKETLPISSTPSKSVLSRTPESWRLTPPAKVGGLDFSPVRTPQGAFGPLPDSLGLMELNTTPLKSVPLFDSPRELLNSEPFDLASDPFSSSPPPHLEVPKPGSPEPQVPSLSANRSVTEGLVLDTMNDSLSKILLDISFPGLEEDPLGPDNINWSQFIPELR
- the Foxm1 gene encoding forkhead box protein M1 isoform X2, producing MMRTSPRRPLILKRRRLPLPVQNAPGETSEEEAKRLPAQQEPTQAQASQEVAESSSCKFPAGIKIINHPTMPNTQVVAIPNNADIQSIITALTAKGKESGSSGPNKFILISSGGTSSHPPGPQPQAQTSSDSRKTEVITETLGPKPTAKGAPVPKPPGALPRQRQESCAGSEAAGCTLDNSLTNIQWLGKMSSDGLGPCSIKQEVEEKENCHLEQNQVKAEDPSGASTSWQDSVSERPPYSYMAMIQFAINSTERKRMTLKDIYTWIEDHFPYFKHIAKPGWKNSIRHNLSLHDMFVRETSANGKVSFWTIHPSANRYLTLDQVFKPLEPGSPQSPENLESQQKRPNPELRRNVTIKTELPLGARRKMKPLLPRVSSYLVPIQFPMNQSLVLQPSVKVPLPLAASLMSSELARHSKRVRIAPKVLLANEGIAPLPAAGPVKEEKPLLEEGLLPLLPIQSIKEEEILPGEDLPHLERPIKVESPPLEEWPSPCASLKEELSNSWEDSSCSPTPKPKKSYCGLRSPARCVSEMLVTKRREKREVSRSRRKQHLRPPCLDEPELLFSEDPSTLQPAMEPLLLTESSEPAPQLSCPQEEGGPFKTPVKETLPISSTPSKSVLSRTPESWRLTPPAKVGGLDFSPVRTPQGAFGPLPDSLGLMELNTTPLKSVPLFDSPRELLNSEPFDLASDPFSSSPPPHLEVPKPGSPEPQVPSLSANRSVTEGLVLDTMNDSLSKILLDISFPGLEEDPLGPDNINWSQFIPELR
- the Foxm1 gene encoding forkhead box protein M1 isoform X4; this translates as MMRTSPRRPLILKRRRLPLPVQNAPGETSEEEAKRLPAQQEPTQAQASQEVAESSSCKFPAGIKIINHPTMPNTQVVAIPNNADIQSIITALTAKGKESGSSGPNKFILISSGGTSSHPPGPQPQAQTSSDSRKTEVITETLGPKPTAKGAPVPKPPGALPRQRQESCAGSEAAGCTLDNSLTNIQWLGKMSSDGLGPCSIKQEVEEKENCHLEQNQVKAEDPSGASTSWQDSVSERPPYSYMAMIQFAINSTERKRMTLKDIYTWIEDHFPYFKHIAKPGWKNSIRHNLSLHDMFVRETSANGKVSFWTIHPSANRYLTLDQVFKQQQKRPNPELRRNVTIKTELPLGARRKMKPLLPRVSSYLVPIQFPMNQSLVLQPSVKVPLPLAASLMSSELARHSKRVRIAPKVLLANEGIAPLPAAGPVKEEKPLLEEGLLPLLPIQSIKEEEILPGEDLPHLERPIKVESPPLEEWPSPCASLKEELSNSWEDSSCSPTPKPKKSYCGLRSPARCVSEMLVTKRREKREVSRSRRKQHLRPPCLDEPELLFSEDPSTLQPAMEPLLLTESSEPAPQLSCPQEEGGPFKTPVKETLPISSTPSKSVLSRTPESWRLTPPAKVGGLDFSPVRTPQGAFGPLPDSLGLMELNTTPLKSVPLFDSPRELLNSEPFDLASDPFSSSPPPHLEVPKPGSPEPQVPSLSANRSVTEGLVLDTMNDSLSKILLDISFPGLEEDPLGPDNINWSQFIPELR